One segment of Mycolicibacterium neworleansense DNA contains the following:
- a CDS encoding M24 family metallopeptidase codes for MTVSRFSTDVYAHRLSAAASAAADAGLAGLVITPGYDLRYLAGSRAQTFERLTALVLPASGAPTIVVPRLELAALKESAVTELGVTVRDWVDGQNPYQMVADALGGPGSAVAVTDSMPALHLLPLADLLGVVPVLATDVLRKLRMIKDPAEIDALRKAGAAIDRVHARVPEFLVPGRTEADVAADIAEAIVAEGHSEVAFIIVGSGPNGADPHHECSDRELRAGDVVVVDIGGPYEPGYNSDSTRTYSIGEPDPEVARRYAVLQRAQQAAVAAVRPGVTAEQIDAAARDVLAAEGLAEAFVHRTGHGIGLSVHEEPYIVEGNDLRLEAGMAFSVEPGVYFPGQWGARIEDIVVVTEDGAESVNNQPHDLVVVPVN; via the coding sequence ATGACCGTGAGCCGATTCAGCACCGACGTCTACGCCCACCGGCTCTCCGCGGCCGCGTCAGCAGCAGCAGACGCCGGGCTGGCCGGTCTGGTCATCACCCCGGGCTATGACCTGCGGTACCTGGCGGGCTCACGCGCGCAGACCTTCGAGCGGCTGACGGCGCTGGTCTTGCCCGCCTCGGGGGCCCCGACGATCGTGGTGCCGCGCCTGGAGCTCGCTGCTCTCAAGGAGTCGGCGGTCACCGAACTCGGTGTGACGGTTCGTGATTGGGTGGACGGCCAGAACCCGTATCAAATGGTCGCTGACGCGCTCGGCGGGCCGGGTAGTGCCGTGGCGGTCACCGACTCGATGCCTGCCCTGCATCTGCTGCCGCTCGCCGACCTGCTCGGGGTGGTTCCGGTCCTGGCCACCGATGTGCTGCGGAAACTGCGGATGATCAAGGACCCCGCCGAGATCGACGCCCTGCGCAAGGCCGGTGCGGCGATCGACCGGGTGCACGCCCGGGTTCCCGAATTCCTGGTGCCTGGCCGCACCGAAGCGGACGTGGCCGCGGACATCGCCGAAGCGATTGTTGCCGAAGGACATTCGGAGGTGGCATTCATCATCGTCGGATCCGGTCCCAACGGTGCCGACCCGCACCACGAATGCTCGGACCGTGAGCTCCGTGCCGGCGACGTCGTCGTCGTCGACATCGGTGGGCCGTATGAGCCTGGCTACAATTCCGACTCCACCCGCACCTACTCGATCGGTGAGCCGGATCCCGAGGTGGCGCGGCGCTACGCGGTGCTGCAGCGCGCCCAGCAGGCGGCCGTCGCGGCCGTACGGCCCGGGGTAACCGCCGAACAGATCGATGCGGCCGCCCGCGATGTCCTGGCGGCCGAGGGCCTGGCCGAGGCGTTCGTCCACCGCACCGGACACGGCATCGGACTCTCGGTGCACGAAGAGCCCTACATCGTGGAGGGGAACGACCTGAGGCTGGAAGCCGGGATGGCGTTCAGCGTTGAGCCCGGCGTGTATTTCCCCGGACAGTGGGGCGCCCGCATCGAGGACATCGTGGTGGTCACCGAGGACGGCGCGGAGTCGGTCAACAACCAGCCGCACGATCTTGTCGTGGTGCCGGTGAACTAG
- a CDS encoding SDR family NAD(P)-dependent oxidoreductase has translation MDDTAGTDPRVVVIFGGRSEIGVELAVRLAPGAVVVLAARRTDQLVEQVAAVRAAAVHVAEFDADDTAGHAGVVDAIEAAHGPIDTAVLAFGVLGDQDRAEVDAAHAVAVVHTDYVAQVGLLTVLAQRMRTRDRGRLVVFSSIAGARARRANYVYGSAKSGLDAFASGLTDALHGTGVQLLIVRPGFVIGRMTEGMEPAPFSSTPAQVAEATAKALARGKRAVWVPWVIRPMIFVTRFVPRPIWRRLPR, from the coding sequence ATGGATGACACGGCTGGCACGGATCCCCGTGTCGTGGTGATTTTCGGGGGCCGCAGCGAGATCGGTGTCGAACTCGCGGTCCGGCTGGCTCCGGGGGCGGTCGTCGTGCTTGCCGCGCGCCGCACCGATCAGCTGGTCGAGCAGGTCGCGGCGGTGCGCGCCGCCGCGGTCCATGTCGCCGAGTTCGATGCCGACGACACCGCGGGCCACGCCGGTGTCGTCGACGCCATCGAAGCCGCACACGGACCGATCGACACCGCGGTGCTGGCCTTCGGTGTGCTGGGGGATCAGGATCGCGCCGAGGTCGACGCGGCCCATGCCGTGGCCGTCGTCCACACGGACTACGTGGCCCAGGTCGGCCTGCTCACGGTGCTCGCTCAACGCATGCGTACCAGGGACCGGGGCCGGCTGGTGGTGTTCTCCTCGATCGCCGGAGCCCGGGCCCGCCGCGCCAACTACGTCTACGGTTCGGCCAAATCAGGCCTGGACGCGTTCGCCTCCGGGCTGACCGATGCCCTCCACGGAACCGGCGTGCAGCTGCTGATCGTTCGGCCGGGATTCGTCATCGGCCGGATGACCGAGGGCATGGAACCGGCGCCGTTCTCCAGCACGCCGGCGCAGGTGGCCGAGGCCACGGCCAAGGCGCTGGCTCGCGGCAAACGTGCGGTGTGGGTGCCGTGGGTGATCCGGCCGATGATC
- a CDS encoding F420-dependent biliverdin reductase, with the protein MATSRGKATTKLTSEALAFLTERHLAMLTTLRSDNSPHVVAVGFTFDPKTHIARVITNGGSQKAVNAHERGIAVLSQVDGARWLSLEGKSTVSSEADAVRDAELRYAQRYRTPRINPNRVVIEVRIERVLGSSELLDRSEG; encoded by the coding sequence ATGGCTACATCTCGTGGCAAGGCAACCACCAAGCTCACCAGCGAGGCGCTGGCGTTCCTGACCGAACGCCACCTGGCGATGCTCACCACGCTGCGCTCGGACAACTCCCCGCACGTGGTGGCGGTGGGTTTCACCTTCGATCCCAAGACCCACATCGCCCGGGTCATCACCAACGGCGGCTCGCAGAAGGCGGTGAACGCGCACGAGCGCGGCATCGCGGTACTCAGCCAGGTCGACGGTGCCCGCTGGTTGTCGCTGGAAGGCAAGTCCACGGTGAGCAGCGAGGCCGACGCGGTGCGCGACGCCGAGCTGCGGTATGCCCAGCGCTACCGCACCCCGCGGATCAACCCCAATCGCGTGGTGATCGAGGTGCGGATCGAACGCGTCCTGGGCTCCTCGGAGCTGCTGGACCGCAGCGAAGGCTAG